A region of the Hylaeus volcanicus isolate JK05 chromosome 5, UHH_iyHylVolc1.0_haploid, whole genome shotgun sequence genome:
ATGTTTGGATTATAATTCGTGTCCACCTTTatctaaatgtaaatataaaattacctGTATAATATTCATTGGCACTGcaatttattgtaaacattATACCGgtattttatcgtttttttaATGCATTGATAGTTtatacacaaaataatttgatacaATATTCatcaatataaaattatgcacttttttttagtatttattgatgctatataatttacatgtacatagatataattttatttaggagAGAGATATTCTACATTCTGCATGTTAATTGTCTTTTGACTGAATTAACAAGATTTGTTAATGTtgtatatttgatttttaatatttttaatgcttttatgtatggaatacaaatttaatattaggaTTGATTATTGTGTAAAAGTTTGTGGTCAATGGAAAATCTGATAATTATTTGATCATGCtgaatagaaacaaaaatagtatTCCTGTActtcttttacaaaataagTCCTGTCTTTATtaatcttatatattttaaatcaacttctttttaattatattgcaGTAGCAGTTCTATATCCAAAGTAACAACAAAAAAGGCTCCTTCTGCGAGAGATGAAGACTCAAGAATAACAAATACAGACATAGATGTGAATTTGCAAGATGATGTAACATTTAATGCCCTTGTTTCAACCGAAGAATTACTGGCACAGATAGGATTGGCAAGAGAATTTGCTAGTGACAGTAAAATTGAGCATCCCTAtgttgataaattaaaaagagtaCAAATGATTCTATTTGATTTAAGCCATGCTATATCGAAATCAATGCCTGGGGAAAGTAAGACATTTGAAAGCAAACATATTAGTGATTTGGAAGAATGGATATCAGAGTATTCCACTCAACTACCACCCCAGGAAACATATATTATTCCGGTAACAACAACATATTatcctttttatattactaaaCATAtctgtatttcattttatgtgtTTATAATAGGGAGGTGGTAAAGCTTGTTCTACTCTACATTCAGCAAAAGCAATATGCAAACGTGTAGAAAGAAATGTTGCATCATTGGTTCAAGATGGTTTACTAAATAAAGAAGcacaagtttatttaaataaattacaaaattttctgttAACAACATCACGTATTGCAGCCAAGTGTGATCAACGcactgaaaatatatatattcctaGAGCAGAACTTACTGAAAACAAGTAACTTGAACGTTTTTGAAACAAACGCATAGAGTAACGTGTTCTAATtactgtttaataataatatgaacggtaaatgttatataatgaAAGTTTACAATAatgttattgtattatatatattttcaaaatataagtaggttgtaaatattttttaatcaagttacAAGTGTCAGTTACTGGTtatattgttgtattattatataaaaaatgtacatagcAATTATGCAATGTATcaagtagttgatatttaagaatttttaataaattctaatattatGGTACAGTTTTTGACTATGACatgaacattttatatttccttatgtattgttattttattattgtttaggTTAGCATTagtaagattaattttattaaatactcgtacaattttattgaagTATAGtgggatatttatttagataatttactttaataagttttataaataatatttaataatactacttttgtacaaattaaacCTTGAGTAAATCGAACCTTAATGTtgtatattgaattttcatcaaacatatatacaatatataagaaaatatgcAAGAGAAGGAttgtaaatgaatatatagTTAAATAAAGCAAAACAAGATAAAAGTTATGACACTGAATTGTATTGAGATTTATAATGGTATAACAATGTTTGGTTAGGtctataatttattccaaacaTCCATCTCCTTCAACAATTTCCTTCAAATTCAGCAATTCTAATAGTCCAGAACCTTTTGTTTCAGATTGTACCAATTCAGTTATTTCTCTGTAGTGGCCAGGATCAATCAAACAGATTATGTTTAGCGTACCATTATTCCATTCCTCTGTTTCTAGCGTTGCTATTAacttaacaattttatctCTTAACTTCCTGGCCTCTTTGCCTGAAACCAAGACTCTAAGTCTCATTTGAGCCCGCTCTAATGGCATTACAACTTTTAATTGTGGAATAACATCCAAGGCTTGTTGTTTTGCATTGCGGTTTGGCTTTACAGAAAAATGCACGTCTTTCATAGCTTTTTCTATCATTGTTACTGTATATGGACGTTTTGTTTCTGGATTTACACATTTGTCAGCAACAGTTGTTGCAATGTCTTTAAGCATAGAATCTAATGCAGAATGCCTTTCCTTATCTGAAACTTGTAGCTCTCCCTTTGTAAGGatttctttacaaatttctgtttGGTTATCCATGCCAAAAGCCTTTATGAGATCTTCCTTTTTTGCTACTTGACcttttgaaacatttgtaaACACTGTATGTGTCTGTAGAACCTCGTCGAGATCTTTTTCTCTGAAATACAATTATCAACAAGTtgtcattattaataaattataaaagcaGCATAAAACTTATAGGTTAGATGTCAAAAATGTACTGACAAAAgcaattctttatttcgatCAACCGTCAAAGACTTACAATTTGTTTCTCCATGAGATTACTTTGTTTCTGTAACAAGCGATCTCGAATCGTTTTCCTGATTTTTTCATACGAACCACAGCAACATTGGTTAATCGTATTTGATTCGTTGGCGTGAAaattttcgacatttttaatatcacagaAATCCAACgtttaatgtattaataacaaattaagtGCCCGTGCCAAAATTATAACTCGTTCAGTTTAAGTAGATTTATCTTACGTATTTTACACACTTTCTTGCAAATTCTAAAAGTTGTACGCAGTTGTACGTAAATATCTTCCATGCGATTTAAAACACTCGATTCATAATCGAATCGTCGTAAcatcgataaaattgaaacgtttcatAACGTGCATATAAATTCAGAGTACTTCATGTCTACGACACCAACGATCATGTTGTCTTTTGTAATTGAtgcatttcattaatatgAATAGCAGTGATATGTATTACACGTatgacaattttaatataaaacattctttatttttacataatttttaattgaagttCAGTGAAAACAACGCGTGAATGTCTATTAATGTAACTCAGAATTATAAAACTGTCAAAAAgttggaagaaaagaaaagtatgtatttacatatactGTATTAGATCTATTAGGGATGCCAACAACTTTTTACGTTTAGTGCAAAAACAgtcgtaaataaatacgacgtagtgatttcttttaaatcatgCAAATAAACGTAGatcagaaatttcttttttttccgtaCGTTTCTTACGTTATCTAAGTTTTATTACGttaattgagaaattaatatcgaaaaaatGGTAGTTAGACGTAATCGTGCGATAAGTAGAATCGCGGGATGCGCACGCTATGGGTGCGCGCATGCGCAGGTCACCCGTTACATTAGACTGTATCAAACATGGCCGCCGCGAGCGTGATGCCATTAGAAGTGCGtgaaaaatgatcgttttTTCGTGGTTTAAACGACACGGTCGTTTGTACGTCTATGCATAGTGGCAGTGAGTGTTATCTCCAGCATTTTGAGGACGTGGGAGGCCATTATCATGGCGTTGGTCACCGTGCAACGTTCTCCTAGTGTATCCAATTCTCCACAGAGTTCGGTGAGTTACCTCGCTTTGTACAACTTTGTTGATATGTGCTGTCAGTTTCTATCAGGAACGCGTCATTTCGAAAATTGCTTTCGTTACTGTCTAAAATATCGTATTCGCAACACGTTGCGGAGTCTTCAGTTTTTCGTTCGAACAGCCTCTCCTTATTTGGCGGTGTATTGACACTCGAGCGAAAAAGGAAATCGAGAAAATTCAGTTCTCTGTCCCGTGTTCTTTGTGACAGCGAGTCAAGAAAGCTTGCGTTGTGGAAAAACCAGGgccataaaataaacaaagacttGCTTTGACGTTTCCCTCCTACGAACTGTGGTCCACGATTCGAAACGAAGCTGCACGAGTCTCGGTCAATCGTCATTTCGGTATAATCCGTACAGAagaaacacatttttatattttacaattagttATCATTCGAAGAACTTTGAACAATCACACGAGATGATTTGTTCTCTGCACGGGTTACGACTTACAACCATAACCTGTATCTTGTTGAACTTTCGATTACACACTTTTGTAGGAGCGGTTGCGTTTTTTCACACGTCGAGAGTTTCGTTGCTCGTTTATTACGAAAAATTGCTTCGCTAAGAAtgaagtttgtttatttgatCTACGCCAAATTAAAGTTGGAACGtggtatttattaatattaaaacagcTTAAATTAATCGTAGCAATAGATGTAATTTCAGTACTTTGGAAAAATAGTTATTGCGTCGAGTTATTGATGAAAATGtttagatattttactttattcgtTGACACGATgttgtttaacacgttcactgccagactaatactcttgaaaatttctactgtgattaaactttgtttacagactattggaaactgcgtaacgaaacatttattgtggtatttagtTTCGTAGCTTCATCaaagttcaagtattttatttgaattcattttctgtgacacttaaccttcagaattaattttcgtagtttttcagtgaaaagcactgtcactgTAATTGTCCATTTCGCTAAGAAAACGGTCTCAGTTTCTGTATGGAAATTCGTTCACAGTGAGACTGACCGTGAACCTCGCGAAAAAGAGACGATCCCATGTCGTTTTCGTCGGAATTAAAGCTTCAAGAGTTAGAGAACGCGAACTCCCGcgtttttatcattttcgtcGCACTTCCTTTCTTCGAGGATTCACCGTTCCCTAATAGAGGTCGTCATGGTAGTGATACGAACTATTGTTCGTGAAAATTCACACGGATTCATCGAACGTAATAATCtgcggcgtcgcgacgctagCAGTCTCCGTAGGTCTCACGCTTCTCGTCACGATGGTCGAGTGGTGAAACAGAGTCGAAAAAGAGAGCGAAAGGAACACGTGGATTCCactatacatatgtatctCTGCTCTCCGTGAATTAGAACCGTGACGAGTGCGTTTTCTCTAACGACAGCGGCGCGGGCGTACCCAATTGTGGCACGTTGGAGGGGAGATATAAAAACTACGATCAAGTTCTACAATGTATCGGGATAGAATCTTGGTATCTCGACGCGATATCGACTcacgacacgacaaaacattcaaacacgcgttttaatggaactattcacagcTTCGTGACGTTGGCACCcccaaatgcaaattttgataaaaataaaattgcattcgtttgtccacgatttgtccacgtttgtcCAACCACAATCGACCTTTACGCGATACCGATTAAGATACGTCGCGATGAAGGATTCCAAGGTATGACTAACTCCTGAAACTCGTTGAACAAGGGAGCCAAAAGAGGGTTGGCGTTTCCCAGCGTGCATTTTAAATGCACTGAATGTTCCGCGGTCTATGAAGTGCACTCGCCGTCGGAAAGGGTAGCTGCATTTTTCTAGCTTATCCAGAGAGGGTGAATTCGATGGGGAATACTATTGATTGTGAGAGCCCGTTTCCTTCGTGGATTGTACGATCGTACAAAATCTTAGATGGGAAGATCCGAAACTCGGGAATCTAACAAATTCTGAACTTATAGTAGGGGGAACGAGGGATGACCccgatcatttttttctttttaatgtttcgCATATTACAAGCGTAAGAAACTGTCAAAATTCGAAGACAACAGACAACATATCGtagagaaaatgaaatcgcgatacaaaatacaaaatgaatgaataatcaataaattgcTAACACAa
Encoded here:
- the LOC128876957 gene encoding ribosome maturation protein SBDS, which gives rise to MSKIFTPTNQIRLTNVAVVRMKKSGKRFEIACYRNKVISWRNKLEKDLDEVLQTHTVFTNVSKGQVAKKEDLIKAFGMDNQTEICKEILTKGELQVSDKERHSALDSMLKDIATTVADKCVNPETKRPYTVTMIEKAMKDVHFSVKPNRNAKQQALDVIPQLKVVMPLERAQMRLRVLVSGKEARKLRDKIVKLIATLETEEWNNGTLNIICLIDPGHYREITELVQSETKGSGLLELLNLKEIVEGDGCLE
- the LOC128876958 gene encoding corrinoid adenosyltransferase MMAB-like is translated as MEVVRSVWKKPLLIYKVGVQASLRNSSSSISKVTTKKAPSARDEDSRITNTDIDVNLQDDVTFNALVSTEELLAQIGLAREFASDSKIEHPYVDKLKRVQMILFDLSHAISKSMPGESKTFESKHISDLEEWISEYSTQLPPQETYIIPGGGKACSTLHSAKAICKRVERNVASLVQDGLLNKEAQVYLNKLQNFLLTTSRIAAKCDQRTENIYIPRAELTENK